Proteins found in one Muntiacus reevesi chromosome 2, mMunRee1.1, whole genome shotgun sequence genomic segment:
- the SRMS gene encoding tyrosine-protein kinase Srms, which produces MEPFLRKRLAFLSFFWDKIWPTDAPRFPDPDADLEPEPAAEEPSTAEPCSPPAPAQLFRALSDFTARRAEELSVSRGDRLHALREEGGYILARKLSGWSCTGLVPITYVAKVAPETLSDQPWYFSGISRTQAQQLLLSPANAPGAFLVRPSESSHGDYSLSVRAQTKVCHYRISTAADGSLYLQRDRLFPSLDELLAYYKANWKLIQSPLLQPCTPQKSLEQDEWERPHSEFTLRRKLGEGYFGEVWEGLWLGSMPVAVKVIRPGDVKLTDLAQEIQTLKSLRHERLIRLHAVCSAGEPVYIVTELMRKGSLQAFLGSPEGQALSPPLLLTFACQVAEGMSYLEEQRIVHRDLAARNVLVGDDLACKVADFGLARLLKDDVYSPRSGSKIPVKWTAPEAANYCVYSPKSDVWSFGVLLYEVFTYGRCPYEGMSNHETLQQISRGYRLPRPAACPAEVYALMLGCWRRCPEERPDFTTLREKLGATSRRRRPALT; this is translated from the exons atggaaccctTCCTCAGGAAGAGGCTGGCCTTCCTGTCCTTTTTCTGGGACAAGATCTGGCCGACCGACGCGCCGCGGTTCCCGGACCCCGACGCTGACCTGGAACCGGAGCCCGCCGCAGAGGAGCCCAGTACCGCGGAGCCTTGCAGTCCACCGGCGCCCGCGCAGCTCTTCAGGGCGCTGTCCGACTTCACCGCGCGGCGCGCGGAGGAGCTGAGCGTCAGCCGCGGGGACAGGCTCCACGCCCTCAGGGAGGAGGGCGGCTACATTCTGGCCCGCAAACTCTCGGGCTGGTCCTGCACTGGCCTGGTGCCCATCACCTACGTGGCTAAGGTGGCCCCTGAGACGCTCTCGGACCAGCC CTGGTACTTCAGTGGCATCAGCCGAACCCAGGCCCAGCAGCTGCTCTTGTCCCCCGCCAACGCACCGGGGGCCTTCCTTGTCCGGCCCAGTGAGAGCAGCCATGGGGACTACTCACTGTCAG TCCGGGCCCAGACCAAAGTCTGCCACTACCGCATCTCCACGGCGGCCGATGGCAGCCTCTACCTGCAGAGGGACCGGCTCTTTCCCAGTCTGGATGAGCTGCTGGCATATTACAAGGCCAACTGGAAGCTGATCCAGAGCCCACTGCTGCAGCCCTGCACACCCCAG AAGTCCCTTGAGCAGGATGAGTGGGAGCGGCCCCACTCGGAGTTCACCCTGCGGAGGAAGCTGGGCGAAGGCTACTTCGGGGAGGTGTGGGAAGGCCTGTGGCTGGGCTCCATGCCTGTGGCGGTCAAGGTCATCAGACCAG GCGATGTGAAGCTCACAGACCTGGCCCAGGAGATCCAAACGCTCAAGAGCCTGCGGCATGAGCGCCTCATCCGGCTTCATGCGGTGTGCTCCGCGGGCGAGCCCGTTTACATCGTCACCGAGCTCATGCGCAAGGGCAGCCTGCAGGCCTTCCTGGGCA GCCCCGAAGGCCAGGCCCTGAGCCCACCCCTCCTGCTGACCTTTGCCTGTCAGGTGGCCGAGGGCATGAGCTACCTGGAGGAGCAGCGCATCGTGCACAGGGACCTGGCTGCCAGGAACGTGCTCGTGGGCGACGACCTGGCCTGCAAGGTGGCCGACTTTGGCCTGGCCCGGCTGCTCAAG GATGACGTCTACTCCCCGCGCAGCGGCTCCAAGATCCCCGTCAAGTGGACGGCGCCCGAGGCAGCCAACTACTGCGTGTACTCCCCCAAGTCTGACGTCTGGTCCTTCGGGGTTCTGCTCTATGAGGTCTTCACATATGGCCGGTGTCCCTATGAAG GGATGAGCAACCACGAGACTCTACAGCAGATCTCACGGGGGTACCGGCTCCCGCGCCCAGCCGCCTGCCCGGCTGAGGTCTACGCGCTCATGCTGGGGTGCTGGAGGCGCTGCCCGGAAGAGCGGCCGGACTTCACCACATTGCGGGAGAAGCTGGGTGCCACGAGCAGGCGCCGCCGCCCCGCCCTCACATGA
- the FNDC11 gene encoding fibronectin type III domain-containing protein 11, translating to MESEMAETMNFQVTGLGLDKMKLDSPQSFLDQEEVEEAEDGQLLEPEAWRTYVERRNALQEFLTSDLSPHVLKRHHARMELLKKCSYYIEILPKHLALGDQNPLVLPTTMFQLIDPWKFQRMKKVGAAQTKIQLLLLGDLLEQLDHGRSELDALLESPDPRPFLAGWGLVEQRLVDLSAVMDSFLAMMVPGRLHVKHRLVSDIGATKIPHIRLMLSTKMPVMFDRKESVAHQDWVSLRWFVTIQQAVPEQFELRYKLLDPRTQQECMQCGIIPVAACTFDIRNLLPNRAYKFTVKRAESYTLVYEPWRDSLTLHTRPGPPEGPASSWLGKLGPSLTAPSER from the exons atggagtCAGAGATGGCAGAG accatgaacttccaggtgacAGGCCTGGGCCTGGACAAAATGAAGCTGGACAGTCCCCAgtccttcctggaccaggaggaGGTGGAAGAGGCCGAGGACGGGCAGCTGCTGGAGCCCGAGGCTTGGCGAACCTATGTGGAGCGCCGCAACGCTCTGCAAGAGTTCCTGACCTCAGACCTGAGCCCCCACGTGCTCAAGCGCCACCACGCCCGTATGGAGCTCCTCAAGAAGTGCTCCTACTACATCGAGATCCTCCCCAAGCACCTGGCTCTGGGCGACCAGAACCCACTGGTGCTGCCCACCACCATGTTCCAGCTCATTGACCCCTGGAAGTTCCAGCGCATGAAGAAGGTGGGTGCTGCCCAGACCAAGATCCAGCTTCTGCTGCTTGGGGACCTGCTAGAGCAGCTGGACCACGGCCGCTCTGAGCTGGATGCCCTGCTCGAGTCGCCGGACCCTCGGCCCTTCCTGGCAGGCTGGGGGCTCGTGGAGCAGCGCCTGGTGGACCTGTCGGCTGTCATGGACAGTTTCCTGGCCATGATGGTGCCGGGGCGCCTACACGTCAAGCACCGCCTAGTGTCTGACATTGGCGCCACGAAGATTCCCCACATCCGGCTCATGCTGAGCACCAAGATGCCCGTCATGTTTGACCGCAAGGAGTCGGTGGCCCACCAGGACTGGGTTAGCCTGCGCTGGTTTGTCACCATCCAGCAGGCTGTGCCGGAGCAGTTTGAGCTGCGCTACAAGCTGCTGGATCCACGGACACAGCAGGAATGCATGCAGTGTGGCATCATCCCCGTGGCCGCCTGCACCTTTGACATCCGAAACCTGTTGCCCAACCGTGCCTACAAGTTCACTGTCAAGAGGGCGGAGAGCTACACACTGGTGTATGAGCCCTGGAGGGACAGCCTCACCCTGCACACACGGCCAGGGCCCCCCGAAGGGCCCGCCTCCAGTTGGCTGGGCAAGCTGGGCCCATCCCTGACCGCACCTTCCGAGAGATGA
- the GMEB2 gene encoding glucocorticoid modulatory element-binding protein 2 isoform X2 — MAEEEESLEAEIVYPITCGDSRANLIWRKFVCPGINVKCVQYDEHVISPKEFVHLAGKSTLKDWKRAIRMNGIMLRKIMDSGELDFYQHDRVCSNTCRSTKIDLSGARASLGSPTPTEYIPLTPATADVNGAPATITIETCEDPGDWTTAVGDDTFAFWRGLKDAGLLDEVIQEFHQELVETMKGLQQRVQDPPLQLRDAILLNNIVQNFGMLDLVKKVLASHKCQMDRSREQYARDLAALEQQCDEHRRRAKELKHKSQHLSNVLMTLTPVSLPPPVKRPRLARATSGPAAIASQVLAQSAQIALTPGVPVSQLTGVPLGKVVSTLPSPVLGKAAPQAAPASSPASPLLGGYTVLASSGTTFPNTVEIHPDASSLTVLSTAAMQDGSTVVKVVSPLQLLTLPGLGPTLQNVAQVSPGGSTIVTVPTGTVESAVAASGPEEHTATIEVATMAEGHEHK; from the exons ATGGCTGAAGAAGAGGAGAGCCTGGAGGCAGAGATCGTGTACCCAATCACCTGTGGGGACAGCAGGGCCAACCTGATCTGGAGGAAGTTTGTGTGCCCTGGCATCAATGTGAAGTGTGTGCAG TACGATGAGCACGTCATCAGCCCCAAGGAGTTTGTGCACCTGGCTGGCAAGTCCACCCTGAAGGACTGGAAGCGAGCCATCCGGATGAACGGCATCATGCTTAg GAAGATCATGGACTCTGGGGAGCTGGACTTCTACCAGCATGACAGGGTCTGCTCCAACACCTGCCGTAGCACCAAGATTGACCTCTCTGGGGCGCGCGCGTCCCTGGGCAGCCCCACGCCCACTGAGTACATCCCGCTCACGCCGGCCACCGCTGATG TGAATGGGGCTCCTGCGACCATCACCATCGAGACGTGCGAGGACCCAGGGGACTGGACCACAGCCGTTGGAG ATGATACGTTCGCCTTCTGGCGGGGGCTGAAGGACGCAGGCCTGCTGGACGAGGTCATACAAGAGTTCCACCAGGAGTTGGTGGAAACCATGAAGGGCCTGCAGCAGCGGGTGCAGGACCCGCCCCTGCAGCTCCGAG ACGCCATCCTCCTCAACAACATTGTACAAAACTTCGGCATGCTGGACCTGGTGAAGAAGGTGCTGGCCAGCCACAAGTGTCAGATGGACCGTTCTCGGGAGCAGTATGCCCGCGACCTGGCAG CCCTGGAGCAGCAGTGTGACGAGCACCGCCGGCGGGCCAAAGAGCTCAAGCACAAGTCACAACACCTCAGCAACGTGCTTATGACGCTCACGCCGGTCTCCCTGCCGCCCCCTGTCAAGCGGCCGCGGCTCGCGAGGGCCACATCCGGGCCGGCCGCCATCGCCTCGCAGGTGCTCGCCCAGTCTGCTCAGATCGCCCTGACCCCCGGCGTGCCCGTCTCCCAGCTCACTGGTGTGCCGCTGGGCAAAGTGGTGTCCACCCTGCCCTCCCCCGTGCTGGGCAAGGCTGCGCCCCAGGCCGCTCCAGCCAGCTCCCCTGCCTCGCCGCTGCTCGGCGGCTACACGGTGCTGGCCTCCTCCGGCACCACCTTCCCCAACACAGTGGAGATCCACCCGGACGCGTCCAGCCTCACGGTCCTGAGCACGGCCGCCATGCAGGACGGCAGCACTGTGGTCAAGGTGGTGAGCCCATTGCAGCTGCTCACCCTGCCCGGCCTGGGCCCCACCCTGCAGAACGTGGCCCAGGTGTCGCCCGGGGGCAGCACCATCGTGACGGTGCCCACGGGGACTGTCGAGAGTGCCGTGGCTGCCTCGGGACCTGAGGAGCACACAGCCACCATCGAGGTGGCCACCATGGCGGAGGGCCATGAGCACAAGTAG
- the GMEB2 gene encoding glucocorticoid modulatory element-binding protein 2 isoform X1: protein MATPDVSVHMEEVVVVTTPDTAADGSGVEEVKTVLVTTNLAPHGGDLTEDNMETENAAAAAAAAFTASSQLKEAVLVKMAEEEESLEAEIVYPITCGDSRANLIWRKFVCPGINVKCVQYDEHVISPKEFVHLAGKSTLKDWKRAIRMNGIMLRKIMDSGELDFYQHDRVCSNTCRSTKIDLSGARASLGSPTPTEYIPLTPATADVNGAPATITIETCEDPGDWTTAVGDDTFAFWRGLKDAGLLDEVIQEFHQELVETMKGLQQRVQDPPLQLRDAILLNNIVQNFGMLDLVKKVLASHKCQMDRSREQYARDLAALEQQCDEHRRRAKELKHKSQHLSNVLMTLTPVSLPPPVKRPRLARATSGPAAIASQVLAQSAQIALTPGVPVSQLTGVPLGKVVSTLPSPVLGKAAPQAAPASSPASPLLGGYTVLASSGTTFPNTVEIHPDASSLTVLSTAAMQDGSTVVKVVSPLQLLTLPGLGPTLQNVAQVSPGGSTIVTVPTGTVESAVAASGPEEHTATIEVATMAEGHEHK, encoded by the exons ATGGCCACCCCCGATGTGAGTGTCCAcatggaggaggtggtggtggtgacgaCGCCTGACACAGCAGCGGATGGCAGTGGTGTGGAGGAGGTGAAGACTGTGCTGGTCACCACCAACCTCGCCCCGCACGG CGGTGACCTGACGGAAGACAACATGGAGACGGAAAATGCCGCAGCGGCTGCTGCAGCGGCGTTCACAGCATCCTCGCAGCTCAAGGAGGCTGTGTTAG TGAAGATGGCTGAAGAAGAGGAGAGCCTGGAGGCAGAGATCGTGTACCCAATCACCTGTGGGGACAGCAGGGCCAACCTGATCTGGAGGAAGTTTGTGTGCCCTGGCATCAATGTGAAGTGTGTGCAG TACGATGAGCACGTCATCAGCCCCAAGGAGTTTGTGCACCTGGCTGGCAAGTCCACCCTGAAGGACTGGAAGCGAGCCATCCGGATGAACGGCATCATGCTTAg GAAGATCATGGACTCTGGGGAGCTGGACTTCTACCAGCATGACAGGGTCTGCTCCAACACCTGCCGTAGCACCAAGATTGACCTCTCTGGGGCGCGCGCGTCCCTGGGCAGCCCCACGCCCACTGAGTACATCCCGCTCACGCCGGCCACCGCTGATG TGAATGGGGCTCCTGCGACCATCACCATCGAGACGTGCGAGGACCCAGGGGACTGGACCACAGCCGTTGGAG ATGATACGTTCGCCTTCTGGCGGGGGCTGAAGGACGCAGGCCTGCTGGACGAGGTCATACAAGAGTTCCACCAGGAGTTGGTGGAAACCATGAAGGGCCTGCAGCAGCGGGTGCAGGACCCGCCCCTGCAGCTCCGAG ACGCCATCCTCCTCAACAACATTGTACAAAACTTCGGCATGCTGGACCTGGTGAAGAAGGTGCTGGCCAGCCACAAGTGTCAGATGGACCGTTCTCGGGAGCAGTATGCCCGCGACCTGGCAG CCCTGGAGCAGCAGTGTGACGAGCACCGCCGGCGGGCCAAAGAGCTCAAGCACAAGTCACAACACCTCAGCAACGTGCTTATGACGCTCACGCCGGTCTCCCTGCCGCCCCCTGTCAAGCGGCCGCGGCTCGCGAGGGCCACATCCGGGCCGGCCGCCATCGCCTCGCAGGTGCTCGCCCAGTCTGCTCAGATCGCCCTGACCCCCGGCGTGCCCGTCTCCCAGCTCACTGGTGTGCCGCTGGGCAAAGTGGTGTCCACCCTGCCCTCCCCCGTGCTGGGCAAGGCTGCGCCCCAGGCCGCTCCAGCCAGCTCCCCTGCCTCGCCGCTGCTCGGCGGCTACACGGTGCTGGCCTCCTCCGGCACCACCTTCCCCAACACAGTGGAGATCCACCCGGACGCGTCCAGCCTCACGGTCCTGAGCACGGCCGCCATGCAGGACGGCAGCACTGTGGTCAAGGTGGTGAGCCCATTGCAGCTGCTCACCCTGCCCGGCCTGGGCCCCACCCTGCAGAACGTGGCCCAGGTGTCGCCCGGGGGCAGCACCATCGTGACGGTGCCCACGGGGACTGTCGAGAGTGCCGTGGCTGCCTCGGGACCTGAGGAGCACACAGCCACCATCGAGGTGGCCACCATGGCGGAGGGCCATGAGCACAAGTAG